The Lutibacter profundi genome includes a region encoding these proteins:
- the fabG gene encoding 3-oxoacyl-[acyl-carrier-protein] reductase has protein sequence MKLLENKTAIITGATRGIGKGIAVVFAKQGANIAFTFNASIEAAKELEKELESYGIKAKGYQSNAANFDAAQELASNVLKEFGTIDILINNAGITKDNLLMRISEDDFDTVIEVNLKSVFNLTKAVIRPMMKQRKGSIINMSSVVGLKGNAGQANYAASKAGIIGFSKSIALELGSRNIRSNVIAPGFIETEMTANLPEDTVKEWRNAIPLKRGGTPEDVANACVFLASDMSAYITGQTLSVDGGMLT, from the coding sequence ATGAAACTTTTAGAAAATAAAACAGCAATAATTACAGGAGCAACAAGAGGTATAGGAAAAGGAATTGCTGTTGTATTTGCAAAACAAGGAGCTAATATAGCTTTCACATTTAATGCTTCTATTGAAGCGGCCAAAGAACTTGAAAAAGAATTAGAATCTTATGGTATAAAAGCTAAAGGATACCAATCTAATGCCGCTAATTTTGACGCTGCACAAGAGTTAGCATCTAATGTATTGAAAGAATTTGGAACTATTGATATTTTAATTAACAATGCAGGTATAACTAAAGATAATCTTTTAATGCGTATTTCAGAAGATGATTTTGATACCGTTATTGAAGTTAATTTAAAATCGGTTTTTAATTTAACAAAAGCTGTTATTAGACCAATGATGAAACAGCGTAAAGGTTCAATTATAAATATGAGTTCTGTAGTAGGGCTAAAAGGAAATGCAGGTCAGGCAAATTATGCAGCATCAAAGGCAGGTATTATTGGGTTTTCAAAATCAATTGCATTAGAGTTAGGGTCAAGAAATATAAGAAGTAATGTAATTGCACCGGGATTTATTGAAACTGAAATGACTGCAAATTTACCTGAAGATACTGTAAAAGAATGGAGAAATGCAATTCCTTTAAAACGAGGAGGAACACCTGAAGACGTGGCAAATGCCTGTGTGTTTTTAGCATCAGATATGAGTGCTTATATTACTGGGCAAACACTAAGTGTTGATGGGGGAATGCTAACATAA
- the lpxA gene encoding acyl-ACP--UDP-N-acetylglucosamine O-acyltransferase, with amino-acid sequence MNQPLAYIHPGAKIATNVVVEPFTTIYNNVTIGAGTWIGSNVTIMEGARIGKNCRIFPGAVISAIPQDLKFDGEDSLAIIGDNTTIRECVTVNRGTKVLGKTQIGDNCLIMATSHIAHDCIVGNNCILANGSIIAGHVTIGDYAILSGLVAVHQFIHIGDHSLVSGGSLVRKDVPPYTKAGKEPISFIGINSIGLRRRGFETQKIREIQNIFRILYQKNHNTTQALEKIEADMEATKERDQIILFIKNSQRGIMKGYIGG; translated from the coding sequence ATGAATCAACCGTTGGCTTATATACACCCAGGAGCAAAGATAGCAACAAATGTAGTAGTAGAGCCCTTTACTACTATTTATAACAATGTAACAATTGGTGCAGGAACTTGGATTGGTTCTAACGTAACCATTATGGAAGGAGCGAGAATAGGAAAAAATTGTAGAATTTTCCCCGGTGCAGTTATTTCTGCAATTCCTCAAGATTTAAAATTTGATGGAGAAGATTCTTTAGCAATTATAGGTGATAATACTACTATTAGAGAATGTGTAACAGTAAATAGAGGAACAAAAGTATTAGGGAAAACCCAAATTGGTGATAATTGTTTAATTATGGCAACTTCACATATTGCCCATGATTGTATTGTTGGGAATAACTGTATACTGGCAAATGGATCAATAATTGCAGGGCATGTAACCATAGGAGATTATGCAATATTAAGTGGTTTAGTGGCTGTTCATCAATTTATTCATATAGGAGATCATTCATTAGTATCAGGAGGGTCATTAGTTAGAAAAGATGTACCTCCATATACCAAAGCAGGTAAAGAACCTATTTCATTTATAGGTATTAATTCTATTGGCTTAAGAAGAAGAGGTTTTGAAACGCAAAAAATTAGAGAAATTCAAAATATTTTTAGAATTTTATATCAAAAAAATCACAATACAACTCAAGCACTCGAAAAAATTGAAGCTGATATGGAAGCAACAAAAGAAAGAGATCAAATCATACTTTTCATTAAAAATTCTCAAAGAGGGATTATGAAAGGTTATATAGGAGGTTAA
- the efp gene encoding elongation factor P → MATTSDIRNGLCIKHNNDIFKVVEFLHVKPGKGPAFVRTKLKSLTSGKVLENTFPAGRKIEDIRVETRKYQFLYPEGDTFHFMNTDDYNQITLEKETLDAPDLLKEGEIVTIIFNTEDSMPLSVDMPASVILEITHTEPGVKGNTATNATKPATVETGAKINVPLFINEGDKVKVDTSKGSYLERVKE, encoded by the coding sequence ATGGCAACAACATCAGACATAAGAAATGGTTTGTGTATAAAACACAATAATGATATTTTTAAAGTAGTAGAATTTTTACATGTAAAACCAGGTAAAGGGCCTGCATTTGTTAGAACTAAATTAAAAAGCTTAACATCTGGTAAAGTGTTAGAAAATACATTTCCAGCTGGAAGAAAAATAGAGGATATAAGAGTTGAAACTAGAAAGTACCAATTTTTATATCCAGAAGGAGACACTTTTCACTTTATGAATACAGACGATTACAACCAAATAACATTAGAAAAAGAAACTCTTGATGCTCCAGATTTGTTAAAAGAAGGAGAAATAGTAACTATAATTTTTAATACAGAAGATAGTATGCCTTTATCTGTAGATATGCCAGCAAGTGTTATTTTAGAAATTACACATACTGAGCCTGGAGTAAAGGGCAATACAGCAACAAACGCAACAAAACCAGCAACCGTTGAAACAGGAGCAAAAATAAATGTTCCTTTATTTATTAACGAAGGTGATAAAGTTAAAGTTGATACTTCAAAAGGATCTTATTTAGAACGTGTTAAAGAATAA
- a CDS encoding vWA domain-containing protein: MKTATIVFIILAVFAALFIASFQYLFQNKEKSQLNYWLFFIRFLSVLSILILIINPQIEKEKLVIVKPNLIVAIDNSSSIEYKSQNKKVKNTIEFLKKNKAINNKFSVNYYSFGSNLAVLDSLNFKKNQTNLSLPFQEFSKLYKTGTNPIILITDGNQTTGSGIEFIDYKSPVFPLIVGDTTTFKDIAIKQLNVNKFTNINHKFPVELFINYLGKENISKNINVYHKGKKVYSKKLHFFESETSKIASFFLTASIKGTQYYTVKIEELDDEQNTLNNMKTFSINVIEEKSKILILTSIIHPDLGMFKKSIERNKQRSVKISKITNFKGNINEYQLVILYQPTNDFGKIFNAVNSNKMNYLIVSGLSTDWNFLNKIQSNFHKESIPQLENYYPIFNTSYAGFLSNDIGFLDFPPLEDSFGDITFFMPFNSLLYQKVGGVNTRNPLLATFENGKQRMAILTGENIWRWRMSSYALNNTFEIFDGFISNLTQYLASNEQTKRLNIISKSIYYTNETVTISASYLDKNFNFDNRAKLWLTVSNKKSGFLKKIPFAKFDSRFTIYLSNIPAGEYSYVVSVENQKSSVSGLFKILPFEIEQQYTNANSKELKILANNTNGKVFYNNQVTELVAYLKSDSQFKKIQKTEIVKKSLIDWKWVLGLIILLLSIEWFARKYYGMV; encoded by the coding sequence TTGAAAACAGCAACAATAGTATTCATAATTTTAGCAGTTTTTGCAGCTTTATTTATTGCTAGTTTTCAATATTTATTTCAAAATAAAGAAAAAAGCCAATTAAATTATTGGCTTTTCTTTATTCGGTTTCTAAGTGTTTTATCAATCTTAATTTTAATAATAAATCCTCAAATTGAAAAAGAGAAACTTGTAATTGTTAAACCAAACTTAATAGTAGCTATTGATAATTCAAGTTCAATTGAGTATAAATCTCAAAATAAAAAAGTTAAAAATACAATAGAATTTTTAAAAAAAAATAAAGCGATAAATAACAAATTTTCAGTTAATTACTATAGTTTCGGAAGTAATTTAGCTGTTTTAGACTCTTTAAATTTTAAAAAAAACCAAACCAATTTATCACTGCCGTTTCAAGAATTTTCTAAATTATACAAAACAGGAACCAATCCTATTATTCTTATTACTGATGGGAATCAAACAACTGGGAGTGGAATTGAATTTATAGATTATAAAAGTCCAGTTTTTCCATTAATTGTTGGTGATACTACAACCTTTAAAGATATTGCAATAAAGCAATTAAACGTTAATAAATTTACAAATATCAATCATAAATTTCCAGTTGAATTATTTATAAATTATTTAGGAAAAGAAAACATTTCAAAAAATATTAATGTTTATCACAAAGGGAAAAAAGTTTACTCAAAAAAACTCCATTTTTTTGAGTCTGAGACTTCAAAAATAGCATCTTTCTTCTTAACGGCATCAATTAAAGGTACTCAATATTATACTGTTAAAATTGAAGAACTTGATGATGAGCAGAATACGCTTAATAATATGAAAACATTTAGTATAAATGTTATTGAAGAAAAATCTAAAATTTTAATTTTAACATCAATTATTCACCCTGATTTAGGAATGTTTAAAAAATCTATAGAACGCAATAAACAACGATCTGTGAAAATATCTAAAATTACTAATTTTAAGGGTAATATAAATGAATATCAGTTAGTTATATTGTATCAGCCAACCAATGATTTTGGAAAAATATTTAATGCTGTTAACTCTAATAAAATGAATTATTTGATAGTTTCAGGGTTAAGTACAGATTGGAATTTTTTAAATAAAATTCAATCAAACTTTCATAAAGAATCTATACCACAATTAGAAAATTACTATCCTATTTTTAATACAAGTTATGCTGGTTTTTTGAGTAATGATATTGGTTTTTTAGATTTCCCTCCTTTAGAAGATAGTTTTGGCGATATTACATTTTTTATGCCCTTTAACTCTTTATTATATCAAAAAGTAGGAGGTGTTAATACAAGAAACCCATTACTTGCAACTTTTGAAAATGGCAAGCAACGGATGGCAATTCTAACAGGTGAAAATATATGGCGTTGGAGAATGAGTAGTTATGCTTTAAATAACACATTTGAAATATTTGATGGGTTTATTTCAAATTTAACTCAATATTTAGCTTCAAATGAGCAAACTAAAAGATTAAATATTATAAGTAAGTCTATTTACTATACAAATGAAACGGTTACAATATCAGCAAGTTATTTAGATAAAAATTTTAACTTTGATAATAGAGCTAAACTTTGGTTGACGGTTTCCAATAAAAAAAGTGGTTTTTTAAAGAAAATACCATTTGCTAAATTCGATAGCAGATTTACAATTTATTTATCAAATATACCTGCAGGTGAATATAGTTACGTAGTTTCTGTAGAAAACCAAAAATCTTCAGTATCAGGACTCTTTAAAATACTACCTTTTGAAATTGAACAACAATATACAAATGCCAATAGCAAAGAATTAAAAATACTTGCGAATAATACGAATGGAAAAGTTTTTTACAATAACCAAGTAACTGAACTTGTAGCATATTTAAAATCTGATTCTCAGTTTAAAAAAATTCAGAAAACTGAAATTGTAAAAAAATCTTTGATTGACTGGAAGTGGGTTTTAGGTTTAATTATACTTTTACTGAGTATAGAGTGGTTTGCACGTAAATATTATGGAATGGTTTAA
- a CDS encoding UDP-3-O-(3-hydroxymyristoyl)glucosamine N-acyltransferase — MKFPRGHSLKEIAQLIDAKFVGPSDFPVFGCNEIHVVEEGDIVFVDHPKYYDKALQSKASVILINKKVKCPQGKALLIAKDPFTCFNKLTKHFNPFEPSNSSISKTAIIGKNTIVQPNVFIGNNVEIGENCVIHPNVTIYDNCIIGNNVTIHAGSIIGADAFYYKKRQAGYDKLISGGSVLIEDNVDIGALCTIDRGVSAITTIKKGTKLDNQVQIGHDTIIGEKCLIASQTGVAGCVIIEDDVILWGQVGTNSGITIGKGAIVLGQTGVTKSVKGGKTYFGTPIEESRKKLKEIIEIKQLIKNQKK; from the coding sequence ATGAAATTTCCTCGAGGACATAGTTTAAAAGAAATTGCTCAGTTAATTGATGCAAAGTTTGTAGGACCTTCAGATTTTCCAGTTTTTGGTTGTAATGAAATTCATGTAGTTGAAGAAGGAGATATTGTTTTTGTAGATCATCCTAAATATTACGATAAAGCTCTACAATCAAAAGCTTCAGTAATATTAATTAATAAAAAAGTAAAATGCCCGCAAGGCAAGGCTTTATTAATAGCAAAAGACCCATTTACGTGTTTCAATAAATTAACAAAACATTTTAATCCTTTTGAGCCTTCAAATTCTTCAATTTCAAAAACTGCAATTATTGGAAAAAATACTATCGTACAACCAAATGTGTTTATTGGTAATAATGTTGAAATTGGGGAAAACTGTGTTATACATCCAAATGTAACAATTTATGATAATTGTATTATAGGAAATAATGTTACTATTCATGCCGGAAGTATTATAGGAGCAGATGCCTTTTATTATAAAAAAAGACAAGCAGGTTATGATAAGTTAATTTCTGGAGGAAGTGTACTGATAGAAGATAATGTAGATATTGGAGCTCTATGCACAATTGACAGAGGAGTTTCAGCAATTACAACAATTAAAAAAGGTACAAAATTAGATAATCAAGTACAAATAGGTCACGATACTATTATTGGTGAAAAATGTTTAATAGCATCACAAACAGGTGTTGCAGGCTGTGTTATTATAGAAGATGATGTTATTTTATGGGGACAAGTAGGAACAAACAGCGGAATTACTATTGGAAAAGGCGCAATTGTACTTGGACAAACGGGAGTTACCAAGTCTGTAAAAGGTGGTAAAACCTACTTCGGAACACCAATTGAAGAATCAAGAAAAAAGTTAAAAGAAATAATAGAAATTAAACAATTGATAAAAAATCAAAAAAAGTAA
- the sucD gene encoding succinate--CoA ligase subunit alpha, giving the protein MSVLVNKNSNIIVQGFTGGEGTFHATQMIDYGTNVVGGVTPGKGGQTHLGKPVFNTVQDAVDKVAADTSIIFVPPAFAGDAIMEAAAAGIKVIICITEGIPIADMVKVKAYIDNKECRLVGPNCPGVITPEEAKVGIMPGFIFKKGNVGIVSKSGTLTYEAADQVVKNGYGISTAIGIGGDPIIGTTTKDAIELFMNDDETEAIVMIGEIGGQLEAEAARWIKETGNKKPVIGFIAGQTAPKGRTMGHAGAIVGGKDDTAQAKMAILKENGIHVVESPAKIGEKVAEILG; this is encoded by the coding sequence ATGAGTGTTTTAGTTAATAAAAATTCAAATATAATCGTACAAGGTTTTACAGGAGGTGAAGGAACATTTCATGCAACCCAAATGATAGATTATGGAACCAATGTTGTGGGTGGTGTTACTCCTGGAAAAGGAGGGCAAACTCACTTAGGGAAACCTGTTTTTAATACCGTACAAGATGCGGTTGATAAAGTTGCAGCAGATACTTCAATAATTTTTGTACCACCCGCATTTGCAGGAGATGCTATTATGGAAGCAGCAGCCGCGGGAATTAAAGTAATTATTTGTATTACAGAAGGAATTCCAATTGCAGATATGGTAAAAGTAAAAGCCTATATTGATAATAAAGAGTGTAGATTGGTAGGCCCAAACTGCCCTGGAGTAATTACACCTGAAGAAGCTAAAGTTGGAATTATGCCTGGATTTATCTTTAAAAAAGGAAATGTAGGAATAGTTTCTAAGTCGGGAACTCTTACTTATGAGGCCGCAGACCAAGTTGTAAAAAACGGTTATGGTATTTCTACTGCAATTGGTATTGGAGGAGATCCTATTATTGGAACTACAACAAAAGATGCTATAGAATTGTTTATGAATGATGATGAAACAGAAGCCATTGTAATGATTGGTGAAATTGGAGGACAATTAGAAGCTGAAGCTGCAAGATGGATAAAAGAAACTGGAAATAAAAAACCTGTAATAGGTTTTATTGCTGGGCAAACAGCTCCAAAAGGAAGAACAATGGGACATGCAGGTGCAATTGTTGGAGGAAAAGATGATACAGCACAAGCAAAAATGGCTATTTTAAAAGAAAATGGTATTCATGTAGTTGAATCTCCTGCTAAAATAGGAGAAAAAGTTGCTGAAATATTAGGTTAA
- a CDS encoding bifunctional UDP-3-O-[3-hydroxymyristoyl] N-acetylglucosamine deacetylase/3-hydroxyacyl-ACP dehydratase has translation MSNKQKTIKNEVTLTGVGLHTGNKVTLTFKPAPVNHGYAFVRIDLEGEPIIEASAEYVVNTQRGTNLEKRGVFVNTSEHVLAAVVAMDIDNIKIEISAAEPPIMDGSSKYFVEALDKAEVIEQEAEREEYVVKEVISYKDEETGSEIILMPSEKYQITAMVDFGTKVLGTQNATLNSLSDFKHEIANARTFSFLHELETLLDNNLIKGGDLNNAIIYVDKEISRQTMLKLKKAFKKENLAVKPNGILDNLTLRWANEAARHKLLDVIGDLALVGTRIKGKVIANKPGHLVNTVFAKKLQKIIKHEKRNSVPEFDLNEPPLMDIHKIMSILPHRPPFLLIDRILELSDKHVIGMKNVTMNEAFFVGHFPNAPVMPGVLQVEAMAQCGGILVLSSVPDPENYLTYFMKMDKVKFKRKVLPGDTLIFKAELITPIRRGICHMQACGYANGKLVVEAELMAQIAKKSKE, from the coding sequence ATGAGTAACAAACAAAAAACAATCAAAAATGAGGTAACACTTACAGGTGTTGGTTTGCATACAGGCAATAAAGTTACTTTAACTTTTAAACCAGCTCCTGTAAACCATGGATATGCTTTTGTAAGGATAGACTTAGAAGGAGAGCCTATAATTGAGGCTAGTGCAGAATATGTTGTAAATACTCAAAGAGGTACTAATTTAGAAAAAAGAGGTGTTTTTGTTAATACTTCTGAACATGTTTTGGCTGCTGTTGTAGCAATGGACATTGATAATATTAAAATTGAAATTAGTGCAGCGGAACCTCCAATAATGGATGGTTCATCGAAATATTTTGTAGAAGCACTCGATAAGGCAGAAGTTATTGAACAAGAAGCCGAAAGAGAAGAGTACGTTGTAAAGGAAGTTATTTCGTATAAAGATGAGGAAACGGGAAGTGAAATTATCTTAATGCCCTCTGAAAAATATCAGATAACAGCAATGGTAGATTTTGGCACTAAAGTTTTAGGAACTCAAAATGCAACCCTAAATTCACTTTCAGATTTTAAACATGAAATTGCAAATGCAAGAACATTTAGCTTTCTACATGAACTAGAAACATTGCTTGATAATAATTTAATTAAAGGAGGAGATTTAAATAATGCGATAATATACGTAGATAAAGAAATCTCTAGACAAACAATGTTAAAATTAAAAAAAGCTTTTAAGAAAGAAAATTTAGCAGTTAAACCAAACGGTATACTAGACAACCTTACATTGCGTTGGGCTAATGAAGCTGCTCGTCATAAATTATTAGATGTTATTGGAGATTTAGCGTTGGTTGGTACAAGAATAAAAGGTAAAGTAATAGCGAATAAACCAGGTCATTTAGTAAATACAGTTTTTGCAAAAAAGTTACAAAAAATTATTAAACACGAAAAAAGAAATAGTGTACCCGAATTTGATTTAAACGAGCCTCCGTTAATGGATATTCATAAAATAATGAGTATTCTTCCTCATAGGCCTCCTTTTTTGTTAATTGATAGAATTTTAGAATTATCAGATAAGCATGTTATTGGAATGAAAAATGTAACTATGAATGAGGCTTTTTTTGTAGGGCATTTTCCAAACGCACCAGTTATGCCGGGGGTTTTACAAGTTGAAGCTATGGCACAATGCGGAGGTATTTTGGTATTGAGCTCAGTACCAGATCCTGAAAATTACTTAACATATTTTATGAAAATGGATAAAGTTAAGTTTAAACGTAAAGTATTACCAGGAGACACTTTAATTTTTAAAGCAGAACTTATTACACCAATTAGAAGAGGTATTTGTCATATGCAAGCATGCGGTTATGCAAATGGAAAATTAGTAGTAGAAGCAGAGTTAATGGCTCAAATAGCAAAAAAATCAAAAGAATAA
- a CDS encoding class I SAM-dependent methyltransferase, with protein sequence MKNLKSVEEINKTEQEYWDENKLERTKIKKIRRHAFFYSYKRENRILNDIIKTFHNKEILEIGSYTWASWIKNGVIPKKLSCINISEVELNKGISQAKNVLFDINFQLMDANNLTFPDESFDIVFGGAILHHLNIDKSIKHIHRVLKPNGYILFLEPLNINPIYKIYRKLNPKERTPDEHALVSKDFKLIKNKFTFNHHFFDFFSVVFGYLSLQIFGDKKYDNWLNKTGYNLDVLISKIPMLYFLFARVIIYGKKK encoded by the coding sequence ATGAAAAATTTAAAATCTGTTGAAGAAATAAATAAGACAGAACAGGAATATTGGGATGAAAATAAGTTAGAGAGAACAAAAATAAAGAAAATTAGGAGACATGCTTTTTTTTATTCTTATAAAAGAGAAAATAGAATATTAAATGATATTATTAAGACTTTTCATAATAAAGAAATACTTGAAATAGGTTCTTATACTTGGGCAAGTTGGATAAAAAATGGGGTAATACCAAAAAAACTTTCCTGTATAAATATTTCTGAAGTAGAATTGAATAAAGGAATTTCTCAAGCTAAAAATGTTTTATTTGATATTAATTTTCAATTGATGGATGCAAATAATTTAACTTTTCCTGATGAGTCATTTGATATTGTGTTTGGAGGTGCAATACTACATCATTTAAATATTGATAAATCAATTAAACATATTCATAGAGTATTAAAACCCAATGGTTATATCTTGTTTCTGGAACCCCTTAACATTAATCCAATCTATAAGATTTACAGAAAATTGAATCCAAAAGAAAGGACTCCAGATGAGCATGCTTTAGTGTCTAAAGACTTTAAACTAATAAAAAATAAATTTACTTTTAATCATCACTTTTTTGATTTTTTTAGTGTGGTTTTTGGATATTTATCATTGCAAATTTTTGGAGATAAAAAATACGATAATTGGTTAAATAAGACTGGGTATAACTTAGATGTTTTGATATCTAAAATTCCTATGTTATATTTCTTATTTGCACGTGTAATAATTTATGGTAAAAAAAAATAA